The following coding sequences lie in one Anguilla rostrata isolate EN2019 chromosome 8, ASM1855537v3, whole genome shotgun sequence genomic window:
- the psmb9a gene encoding proteasome subunit beta type-9, with protein sequence MQGGTVSDCSSKGLKMGTTIIAIEFEGGVVLGSDSRVSAGESVVNRVMNKLSPLHDKIYCALSGSAADAQTIAEIVNYQLDVHSVEVGEDPLVRSAATLVRNISYKYKEELSAHLIVAGWDRRQGGQVFATLNGLLSRQPFAVGGSGSFYVYGFVDAEYKPGMSKEETQQFVINTLALAMSRDGSSGGVAFLVTIDSKGVEEKCILGNQLPTFHDPEARENKK encoded by the exons ATGCAGGGCGGTACAGTCAGCGATTGTAGCTCGAAAGGACTTAAAATGGGG ACGACCATCATCGCCATCGAATTTGAGGGTGGAGTGGTGTTAGGGTCAGACTCCAGAGTCTCTGCTGG GGAATCCGTGGTGAACAGGGTGATGAACAagctctcccccctccacgaTAAGATCTACTGCGCCCTTTCTGGATCTGCCGCCGATGCTCAGACCATCGCGGAGATCGTCAACTACCAGCTGGACGTTCACAG TGTGGAGGTAGGAGAGGACCCGCTGGTTCGTTCTGCAGCTACGTTAGTGAGGAACATCTCCTACAAGTATAAGGAGGAGCTGTCTGCCCATCTCATCGTCGCAGGCTGGGACAGGCGACAAGGTGGACAG gtgTTTGCGACTCTAAACGGGCTCCTGTCCCGGCAGCCCTTCGCCGTGGGCGGCTCCGGAAGTTTCTACGTCTACGGCTTCGTCGACGCCGAGTACAAGCCGGGCATGAGCAAGGAGGAGACCCAGCAGTTTGTCATCAACA ctctcgCCCTAGCCATGAGCCGAGATGGGTCAAGTGGGGGTGTGGCTTTCCTCGTTACCATTGACAGCAAAGGTGTTGAGGagaagtgcattctgggaaatcagCTACCAACTTTCCATGACCCTGAAgcgagagaaaataaaaaataa
- the psmb12 gene encoding proteasome 20S subunit beta 12 produces MSGTNNEWRSAAVSTGTTIIAVRYDGGVVIGSDSRASMGGEYVSSRVINKVVQVHDKIFCCMSGSLADAQAVTNAVIHKLNFHSMQMGEPPLVQSAASVMRQFCYDHREELSAGFIVAGWDRKRGPQVFEVSLGGMVVEQEFTVGGSGSTYIYGYVDAKFKPGMTREQCLAFTTNALTLAMDRDNVSGGVVHLAVVTESGAERQLIPGNKLPVFHRI; encoded by the exons atgagTGGTACTAATAACGAATGGAGATCCGCAGCAGTCAGTACAGGG ACCACTATAATTGCCGTGCGCTATGATGGAGGGGTTGTGATTGGATCGGACTCGCGAGCCTCGATGGGAGG CGAGTATGTGTCCTCGAGGGTGATCAACAAAGTGGTTCAGGTCCACGACAAGATATTCTGCTGCATGTCGGGGTCTCTGGCCGACGCCCAGGCTGTCACCAACGCCGTCATCCACAAGCTCAACTTCCACAG CATGCAGATGGGAGAGCCCCCCCTGGTGCAGTCCGCGGCCTCCGTCATGCGCCAGTTCTGCTACGACCACCGGGAGGAGCTGAGCGCCGGCTTCATCGTGGCGGGCTGGGACCGCAAGAGGGGGCCTCAG GTGTTTGAGGTGTCTCTGGGCGGTATGGTCGTAGAGCAGGAGTTCACGGTCGGCGGTTCGGGAAGCACGTACATTTATGGATACGTGGACGCCAAGTTCAAGCCAGGGATGACCAGGGAGCAGTGTCTCGCATTCACCACCAAcg ccctCACCTTAGCGATGGACCGGGACAACGTGAGTGGTGGAGTGGTTCACCTCGCCGTGGTAACGGAGTCAGGTGCCGAGAGACAGCTGATCCCTGGCAACAAACTGCCGGTCTTCCACCGCATATAG